In Malus sylvestris chromosome 16, drMalSylv7.2, whole genome shotgun sequence, the following are encoded in one genomic region:
- the LOC126607287 gene encoding photosynthetic NDH subunit of lumenal location 2, chloroplastic-like isoform X2 translates to MSSFTNTTTTFLQSHIVAKPQNFRHKISLPVIRASFPGENDQENNAASRRKIVTTFLATTLALGAHQHGVATPLGLAENWGVRSFIRERFFEPGLSPEDAVARIRQTAEGLHSMRDMLEAMAWRYVIFYIRLKSAYLSQDLKNAVTLVPEGRRNEYAKTANELVDNMAELDYYVRTPKVYESYLYYEKTLKSLDDLVALLA, encoded by the exons ATGAGCAGCTTCACTAACACCACCACAAC CTTCCTCCAATCCCACATCGTCGCCAAACCCCAAAATTTCCGTCACAAAATCTCACTCCCGGTAATCAGAGCCTCATTTCCAGGAGAAAACGATCAAGAAAATAACGCCGCGAGTCGAAGAAAAATTGTGACAACATTCTTGGCCACTACATTGGCACTTGGGGCGCATCAACACGGGGTTGCCACCCCGCTCGGGCTAGCTGAAAATTGGGGTGTTCGTTCGTTTATAAGGGAACGTTTTTTCGAGCCCGGACTTTCGCCCGAAGATGCCGTTGCTAGGATAAGGCAAACAGCTGAAGGGCTACATAGCATGAGGGACATGTTGGAGGCCATGGCTTGGAGGTACGTCATATTTTACATCCGTCTGAAGTCGGCCTATCTATCCCAAGATTTGAAAAATGCCGTAACCTTGGTGCCAGAAGGTCGCCGGAACGAGTATGCTAAGACGGCCAATGAATTGGTGGATAACATGGCAGAG CTTGACTATTATGTTCGAACGCCAAAAGTGTATGAATCGTACTTATACTACGAGAAGACATTGAAATCGTTGGATGATTTGGTTGCGCTGTTGGCCTAG
- the LOC126607287 gene encoding photosynthetic NDH subunit of lumenal location 2, chloroplastic-like isoform X1 — MSSLTNTTTTFLQSHIVAKPQNFRHKISLPVIRASFPGENDQENNAASRRKIVTTFLATTLALGAHQHGVATPLGLAENWGVRSFIRERFFEPGLSPEDAVARIRQTAEGLHSMRDMLEAMAWRYVIFYIRLKSAYLSQDLKNAVTLVPEGRRNEYAKTANELVDNMAELDYYVRTPKVYESYLYYEKTLKSLDDLVALLA, encoded by the exons ATGAGCAGCCTCACTAACACCACCACAACCTTCCTCCAATCCCACATCGTCGCCAAACCCCAAAATTTCCGTCACAAAATCTCACTCCCGGTAATCAGAGCCTCATTTCCAGGAGAAAACGATCAAGAAAATAACGCCGCGAGTCGAAGAAAAATTGTGACAACATTCTTGGCCACTACATTGGCACTTGGGGCGCATCAACACGGGGTTGCCACCCCGCTCGGGCTAGCTGAAAATTGGGGTGTTCGTTCGTTTATAAGGGAACGTTTTTTCGAGCCCGGACTTTCGCCCGAAGATGCCGTTGCTAGGATAAGGCAAACAGCTGAAGGGCTACATAGCATGAGGGACATGTTGGAGGCCATGGCTTGGAGGTACGTCATATTTTACATCCGTCTGAAGTCGGCCTATCTATCCCAAGATTTGAAAAATGCCGTAACCTTGGTGCCAGAAGGTCGCCGGAACGAGTATGCTAAGACGGCCAATGAATTGGTGGATAACATGGCAGAG CTTGACTATTATGTTCGAACGCCAAAAGTGTATGAATCGTACTTATACTACGAGAAGACATTGAAATCGTTGGATGATTTGGTTGCGCTGTTGGCCTAG
- the LOC126607289 gene encoding casparian strip membrane protein 1-like: MKAGGGPVVKFTEASKPIPKIKASRVLAVLDFTLRVVAVLGTLASAIAMGTSRETLPFATRFIRFRARYKDLPTLTFFVMTNSIVCAYLVLSLPVSIVHIIWTAAVNSRIILIISDTVMMGLVTAGASAATAIVYLAHYGNPSTNWFAFCQQFNSFCGRISGSLIGSFIAITVLLLLIIMSSVAISRR; this comes from the exons ATGAAGGCAGGAGGAGGACCAGTTGTTAAGTTTACTGAAGCCTCGAAACCGATCCCGAAAATCAAGGCGAGCAGAGTACTCGCTGTTCTAGACTTCACTCTTCGAGTCGTTGCAGTCCTCGGAACATTAGCTAGTGCCATAGCTATGGGAACTAGCAGGGAAACACTTCCCTTCGCCACGCGGTTTATTCGCTTCAGGGCTCGGTACAAGGATCTTCCCACGTTAAC GTTCTTTGTGATGACCAATTCAATCGTATGTGCCTACCTTGTGCTTTCCCTTCCTGTATCTATTGTCCATATCATCTGGACTGCAGCAGTAAACAGTAGGATCATCTTGATCATCTCGGACACG GTGATGATGGGGCTTGTTACTGCCGGAGCTTCAGCAGCTACAGCCATAGTGTACCTGGCGCACTACGGGAACCCCAGCACCAACTGGTTCGCATTCTGTCAGCAGTTCAACAGCTTCTGTGGGCGCATTTCGGGGTCTCTCATTGGCTCCTTCATTGCCATAACTGTACTTCTACTGCTAATCATCATGTCATCGGTGGCAATTTCTCGACGCTGA
- the LOC126607291 gene encoding uncharacterized protein LOC126607291, whose amino-acid sequence MSGTNMEEVKDQEVADSTPMDLGDGDNAGVDPKASNENHGNPMPSAQQEEAAIKKKYGGILPRKTPLISKDHERAYFDSADWALGKQGAKPKGPLEALRPKLQPTPHQQGRSRRSAYSSGGEGDDGGNMNISSEDQLDGGSGDNTGDEDQTRHHE is encoded by the exons ATGTCTGGTACAAACATGGAGGAGGTTAAGGACCAAGAGGTTGCTGATAGCACTCCAATGGATCTAGGTGATGGTGACAATGCCGGGGTAGACCCAAAAGCTTCAAATGAAAATCATGGAAATCCCATGCCTTCAGCCCAGCAGGAG GAGGCAGCAATTAAGAAAAAGTATGGAGGCATACTGCCAAGGAAGACTCCCCTAATATCCAAG GACCATGAGCGTGCTTATTTTGATTCTGCTGATTGGGCACTTGGAAAG CAAGGTGCAAAGCCGAAAGGGCCGCTGGAAGCACTCCGCCCAAAGCTGCAG CCCACACCGCACCAGCAAGGGCGTTCAAGGCGCTCAGCTTATTCTTCTGGAGGCGAAGGTGATG ATGGCGGAAATATGAACATTTCATCGGAGGACCAACTAGATGGTGGCAGCGGTGACAACACTGGCGATGAGGATCAGACCCGCCACCACGAGTAG
- the LOC126607278 gene encoding uncharacterized protein LOC126607278, whose translation MGPEEPCWRTNTSFSPPPSRWDFRFQPEELQYGFHDGNQQYGSSTSSNSKGSRGWVRGNNLYNHHYSVSDGAGLFLSSPSDLSQGPQRTPPAIQEISVDDYETAKKRGQALGHTSIRPTMEGTSEIQEMGDSTSSRSDGSESEPTVKPYLSSHHTYPSRRSFMAKPIHPLSFPAQTPPREASDLTVTGFLEYDSATPQRDGHRWSSASSSIDFADVSESFEAEISGQPCNNVNVSDGFRCGLCERFLSQRSPWSSRRIVRSGDMPVTGVLSCSHVFHAECLEQTTPKTRKSDPPCPLCARLEEENLQDQQGFSRLRAGFPRHRPISDDGSSRPWGCAQVGDCVEGALHAPPRNSMLMLNRSRIKKNLSLKGNLGKEFPGKLRKSGPHSLQHLSGKSVDQGMVGSSKSKMTAGPSFKT comes from the exons ATGGGTCCAGAAGAGCCATGCTGGAGAACTAATACGAGCTTCTCACCACCCCCATCAAGATGGGATTTCCGTTTCCAACCTGAAGAATTACAGTACGGTTTTCATGATGGTAATCAGCAATATGGGTCTTCTACTTCATCAAACAGTAAAGGAAGTAGGGGCTGGGTGAGAGGCAACAATCTCTATAATCATCACTACTCGGTGTCTGATGGTGCTGGGCTGTTTTTAAGTAGTCCATCTGACCTTTCTCAAGGTCCTCAACGGACACCTCCAGCAATACAGGAAATCAGTGTAGATGATTATGAAACTGCAAAAAAGAGAG GTCAAGCTTTGGGGCATACATCCATTAGACCTACCATGGAG GGAACCTcagaaattcaagaaatgggGGATTCCACCTCGTCCCGTTCAGACGGTAGCGAGTCTGAACCCACAGTGAAGCCGTACCTATCTTCCCATCATACATATCCAAGTCGGCGTTCGTTCATGGCCAAACCTATTCATCCCTTGTCCTTTCCTGCACAAACACCGCCCAGAGAGGCTTCTGATCTCACAGTTACTGGGTTTCTGGAGTATGATTCTGCCACTCCTCAAAGAGATGGCCACCGCTGGAGTAGTGCCAGTAGCAGCATTGATTTTGCAGATGTTTCTGAGTCATTTGAGGCAGAGATTTCTGGTCAACCTTGTAATAATGTGAATGTGTCTGATGGTTTTAGATGTGGCTTGTGTGAAAGGTTTCTTTCACAGAGATCGCCTTGGAGTTCTCGTCGGATAGTGAGAAGTGGAGATATGCCAGTTACCGGTGTTCTTTCTTGCTCTCATGTTTTCCATGCAGAGTGCTTGGAGCAAACAACACCCAAGACACGAAAAAGCGACCCTCCCTGTCCCCTATGTGCTAGACTTGAGGAGGAAAATCTCCAAGACCAGCAAGGCTTCTCAAGATTGCGGGCTGGTTTTCCAAGGCATAGACCAATAAGTGATGATGGATCATCCAGGCCTTGGGGTTGTGCACAGGTGGGAGATTGCGTTGAAGGGGCTTTGCATGCTCCTCCGCGCAATAGTATGCTGATGCTTAACAGGAGTcgcataaaaaaaaacctttcttTGAAAGGTAATTTGGGCAAAGAGTTTCCAGGTAAGCTAAGAAAAAGTGGACCTCACTCTTTACAGCATTTGAGTGGAAAGTCAGTTGATCAGGGAATGGTTGGAAGCTCAAAATCGAAGATGACAGCAGGCCCAAGTTTTAAAACCTGA
- the LOC126607286 gene encoding uncharacterized protein LOC126607286: MSGPSDRRFDLNLVEEVAPPSPDNIWRPSFVSPTGPLTVGDSVMKNDMTAAVVARNLLTPKDNRLLSKRSDELAVKDSLALSVQCAGSVSNMAQRLFARTRQVESLAAEVMSLKQEIRGLKHENKQLHRLAHDYATNMKRKLDQMKETDGQVLLDHQRFVGLFQRHLLPSSSGAVPRNEAPNDQPLMPPPSRVVSSTEAPNDPPPVPSLSGALPTAETSPKQPL; the protein is encoded by the coding sequence atgtctggcccctccgaccgtcgttttgacttgaaccttgttgaagaggtagccccgccttctccagacaacatatggcgcccatccttcgtctcccctactggtcctcttaccgttggggattcagtgatgaagaatgatatgaccgctgcggtggtggccaggaaccttctcactcccaaagataacagactactttccaaacggtctgatgagttagctgttaaggattcgctggctctcagtgttcagtgtgcaggttctgtgtctaatatggcccaacgcctatttgctcgaacccgccaagttgaatcattggcggctgaagtgatgagtctcaaacaggagattagagggctcaagcatgagaataaacagttgcatcggctcgcacatgactatgctacaaacatgaagaggaagcttgaccaaatgaaggaaactgatggtcaggttttacttgatcatcagagatttgtgggtttgttccaaaggcatttattgccttcgtcttctggggctgtaccgcgtaatgaagctccgaatgatcaacctctgatgcctcctccttctagggttgtgtccagtactgaggctccaaatgatccccctccggtgccttctctttctggggctctaccgactgctgagacttctcctaagcaacctttgtga